DNA from Triticum aestivum cultivar Chinese Spring chromosome 7D, IWGSC CS RefSeq v2.1, whole genome shotgun sequence:
CATTTAATGTTGCTATTAACTCTGAGTGGACTCAAAATATAACAAATGGAACATGCACAACAAAGTTGAATTTTATATCTTGGCTTGTACGTTTATAACAGTTATATGTGGTGTATAGAACTCATTAAGCATGGGCCTTGATCTGCTAAGCTTCTACTTGCTTATAATATACAAACATGAAGATTCTAGTTTTTTCTTGGATGTAAAAGGTTTGAAATGTATTTATGTGCCATTTACCTATGTTCTCCATCATCTTGGGCATAACGACGACCATTAGGACCATAAAACCGACCATCATACCCATGGGGCTCTTCAAAAGGGACAAAATGTTGAAAGGCTCCCTCGGCTGGGGAAAATAGATACAGACACATAGGTTGGTTAAGAAAGGATTTGATAACAGCAAGCAGCGAGGAAATAGGTTAACAAAAAACTACTGTATAGTATTAGACACCTCATAGTATTGCTCTTCTTTCAGAGGTTCCAAAACAAGCTCATTTAGAACTCTTCTGTTTTCAGTCAATGCTGCTTGAATGTGCCCTGGATTCCTGGCACTGATGTCCACTCGAACCTATCACACAACAGAATAGAAAATCAATTGTTTAGTGCCCATTCTGCTCATATTACAATGAAATTTTCTAATGAATACTCACAGGTGAAAAGAAGTAACCAAGTGAGGAGACTTCGATCAAATGTGTCCCAGCAGGCACGTTGTGGCTTAAGGATAATAGGTCAAGGGGTAACAGTAACAATAAGCACATGAGCTGCCAGCAGTGAAACATTTATACAAACGCAATAAACTATAATTAGACACATAATGACATCGACAAATTCTTCACATAGCACTCCACGCAAGATTCTCTTATGTCTTTTTTCCAAAAAGAAAAGTATCCTCAGAAAAATGGACAATTTTAAAACAATGATGCATGAAAGAACAGACTAAATTGATTAAATGAAAATAAAAGCAATTTTCCCCTCATAAGAGAAGTCGAAATAATTTGGAAGGGCATGGTATAACATGTTTTCCGTAGGATACAAGGCAAAGTAGCCGTCTGGCCTGGCGAATGTAACTTTCTGACCACCATTAAGTATCACTTTCGTGTTTGATGTCTTGGCTGGAAGACCAAAGCCCCTTGCAGCTATAAGCACAACAGATAAAAACAACATCAGGTGGACCTCACGGGAGAACATTAGTACTCCCtgcataaagaaatataagagcgtttagatcactaaagataAAAACAACATCAGGTGGACCTCACGGGAGAACATTAGTACTCCCtgcataaagaaatataagagcgtttagatcactattagtgatctaaacgctcttatatttgtttacagagggagtatgtttcAGCTCCACAAACATTGAGAACTTATAATCTCTAAGTGCACTTCAAGAAGCAAGATGCATGACAAGATCTGAAGTCCTAATCAATTATCCAATGCAAGGAAACCAACATAGTAACCCGCCTTAGCAATTTACAATGAGCTGAAATAACACGGCACCAAaatccaatggttatacacatgcTAAAAATGCTCTTACTAAGACAATACTTCCAAAGTAACGTCATGCGGCATTCATTCCTTTTTGGGTTTTCAAATACTCCAAATCCTGGCCAAGAAACATTGGCTTTGAACGCTTGTGCCAACACGTTTATCAACAAACATATACTCTAGCAGAGAGCCACTCTGATTTGCCTGTGTGGATCTGGACGATTCCCCTCTCTCTACGAGAAGCCACTGAATGAATAAACAGGTTCCTACATCTGTCGATTGGTTTTGATACTCAGAACAAAAGGATGCAGCATATAAACAAGCAGTAGCCACAGCACAACTCCAACGCGGCTCAGATTTCAAAGATGAAGCTGGATAAAATCAGCTGCTCTGATGTGCCTGTAGCATGCTACTACCTAAGCAACGGCGATGCATAGTGGTACATCAGGGAGATCGGCAGCATCGACACGCTTGGCCGGATCACGCGCCCATGTACAGGCCCCAGAGACAGTTCCACCAAATTGGCCAGGTTCGAGCCGAGCACGAAGCTGGATCCCGCCCGCCGACCCACGCACGCAGAAGTTACCAGATGCGTCTAATCCAAACCATGGGGGCGAGGGCACTGACCGTCGATCTTGATGCGGCCGGCGATGGTGTATCCCTCGACGGATCTGCGTCCACAAGGCGAGGCGAGAGAGGGGGTCAGCAACAGCCTCCCGCCGATCGGATCAGATCGGAGAGGGAAAACGGGCGGGGACGAGGGGAGCCTACCCTGGCTGATCCGCCGCCGCGGGGCCGAGGCACGCTGCCAGGAcggcggcgaggacgaggagggCGCGGAGGGGGCTCATCGTCGCCGCGGCGGAGGTCGTCGTCGTCTCGCGAGCACGAgagcttctcttctcttctctcctctccacCGTCTGCTGTGCCGTCCGTCTGCTCTTGGCCGTGGGCTTCTGAGGAAGGAGCCGCCCACGTCGCTTGGGTCTGGACTCATCGGGCTTCATTTGAGCCGGCCCGCTCTCCCCCGACATACCGGCCCACCACAGAATCTACCACGCGGGTCGGCCCATCAGATGGGGCCCACCACCAACCACCCAGCTCACGCACCGCACGGGAACGAGCCGGCTTGCCATTGTGACAGTCGTCTTCTTCCCGCCCGCTTTTTGCTTTCCAACGGCATTGCTTGCCGTGGCACGgaccatgccccctcccccccctcccACACCAGGCCTCGCCACCTCGTGTTTATCCCCCGCCGGTCTCCGCCTCTCCGCCCTCACTCCATCGCTCCAACGCCCGCCCCTCTCACACATTCGGTAGTACAATTTTCAGGGCAAGGGGGTGTAGGTGGCACCGTTGTTCTTCCCGAATGAGGAGTCGGGGCTCACTGGTGCTGCTG
Protein-coding regions in this window:
- the LOC123166589 gene encoding ER membrane protein complex subunit 7 homolog, which encodes MSGESGPAQMKPDESRPKRRGRLLPQKPTAKSRRTAQQTVERREEKRSSRARETTTTSAAATMSPLRALLVLAAVLAACLGPAAADQPGSVEGYTIAGRIKIDAARGFGLPAKTSNTKVILNGGQKVTFARPDGYFAFHNVPAGTHLIEVSSLGYFFSPVRVDISARNPGHIQAALTENRRVLNELVLEPLKEEQYYEPREPFNILSLLKSPMGMMVGFMVLMVVVMPKMMENIDPEEIKQAQEQMRNSPVPSFSGLLARANS